In a single window of the Paenibacillus sp. MMS20-IR301 genome:
- a CDS encoding MATE family efflux transporter translates to MEPSSTMKPGQRFLAKHFSGESIDYRQMIALFLPLLVDQAFVVGLNLVNTAMISSSGVAAISAVNMIDSLNIFLISVFIAVSTGGTVVVAQYKGSGNELMVSKATAGAVSSVSLMAFVIGLFGIVFHGPLLHLLFGAASPEVMGYARTYLIGSSLSYLGIAVMEAVCGALRGIGRTRVSLMLSLIMNFSYVLLNFLFINGLHMGVFGMTIAINISRYLAAACSLVYLFRMDSSLHVKLRDLLVLNWTMLKRIMSIGLPFAAEQMFFNGGKILTQIFIVSLGTYAIATNAITSSLAGVMQIPANALSLTLITVVGQCMGSRNIKDARKFVKSFLWLSSASFVLMALLIFPIYNPLVALFHPPQEILRDIFIVFLINSLAQIPLWSISFITPSALRAAGDSKYTSMVSMLSMWLFRVVLGYVLGIVLHMGIIGVWLAMNCEWGVRGFIFFRRFLGDKWVQHKVI, encoded by the coding sequence ATGGAGCCCAGCAGTACTATGAAACCCGGCCAGCGCTTTCTCGCAAAGCATTTTTCCGGAGAGTCGATTGATTATCGTCAGATGATAGCATTATTCCTCCCGCTGCTAGTGGATCAGGCCTTTGTGGTCGGGCTGAATCTCGTCAATACCGCGATGATCAGCTCCTCCGGGGTAGCCGCCATCAGTGCGGTGAATATGATAGATTCGCTGAATATCTTTCTGATCAGTGTGTTCATCGCGGTGTCTACAGGAGGAACGGTTGTCGTCGCCCAGTATAAGGGCAGCGGCAATGAGCTTATGGTGTCCAAGGCGACTGCGGGAGCAGTGTCCTCTGTTTCCTTGATGGCCTTTGTAATCGGGCTGTTCGGAATCGTGTTTCATGGTCCGCTGCTGCATCTGCTGTTCGGTGCGGCTTCACCGGAGGTTATGGGGTATGCACGGACGTATCTGATCGGCAGCAGCTTATCGTATCTCGGGATTGCTGTGATGGAGGCGGTATGTGGTGCGCTGCGCGGGATCGGCCGGACGAGGGTATCGCTGATGCTGTCATTGATTATGAATTTCTCTTATGTGCTGCTGAATTTCCTCTTCATTAACGGGTTGCACATGGGTGTCTTCGGCATGACAATAGCAATTAATATATCCAGATATCTTGCAGCAGCCTGTTCCCTGGTATATCTGTTCCGGATGGACAGCAGCCTGCATGTGAAATTGCGTGATTTGCTGGTGCTGAACTGGACGATGCTGAAGCGGATTATGTCTATCGGCCTGCCATTTGCAGCGGAGCAGATGTTTTTCAACGGCGGGAAAATCCTGACCCAAATCTTCATCGTCAGCCTGGGGACTTATGCTATTGCCACCAACGCGATCACCTCCTCACTGGCCGGTGTGATGCAGATTCCTGCGAATGCGCTGTCTCTGACCCTGATTACGGTAGTCGGACAATGCATGGGCAGCCGGAATATTAAAGATGCGCGTAAATTCGTCAAATCATTCCTGTGGCTGTCCTCGGCTTCCTTTGTGCTGATGGCGCTGCTTATTTTCCCGATATATAATCCCTTGGTTGCCCTGTTCCATCCGCCGCAGGAGATTCTCCGGGATATCTTCATTGTCTTTCTGATTAACTCGCTGGCACAGATCCCGTTATGGTCAATCAGCTTTATTACCCCTTCGGCGCTTAGAGCGGCGGGTGATTCCAAATACACCTCCATGGTATCGATGCTGTCGATGTGGCTGTTCCGTGTGGTGCTCGGATATGTCCTCGGTATTGTACTGCATATGGGCATCATCGGGGTATGGCTGGCAATGAACTGTGAATGGGGTGTGCGCGGATTTATCTTCTTCCGGCGGTTCCTCGGGGACAAATGGGTGCAGCATAAGGTAATATAA